ACGAAGTGATCGCGCGGCGGGCGACCGAGATCCTGGCGCAAGGGGGCGGCGCCGGGCTGACGCGCAAGGTCCATCCCAACGATCACGTCAACCTTTCCCAGAGCAGCAACGACGTCATCCCCAGTTGCATCCATATCGCCGCCCAAGTCGCGATCGATAAGGATCTGGTTCCGGCCCTGGTCCGCCTGCGTACGGCCCTGGAAGCCAAGTCCAAGGAATTCGCCGGCGTGCTCAAGTTGGGGCGCACCCATTTGCAGGACGCGACGCCCATGACCTTGGGTCAGGAATTTTCCGGCTACGCGGCCATGGTGGCGCACGCCATCGGCAGGCTGGGCAACGCGAAATGGCATTTGGGCGAACTCGCCTTGGGCGGGACCGCGATTGGCACGGGCATCAACGCGCACGCGGATTTCGCGCGCAAGGTGATCGAACGCCTGAACGATTTGTCCGGCATGGAATTCCGCGAGGCGGAGAACCATTTCGAAGCGCAGGGCGCTCGGGATGCGGCCGTGGAGGCCTCGGGCGCGCTCAAGTCCGTGGCCGTCTCCCTCTACAAGATCGCCAACGACATCCGTTGGCTGGGCTCGGGCCCGCGCGCCGGCCTGGGCGAGCTGGAACTGCCGGCGGTACAGCCCGGCTCATCCATCATGCCCGGCAAGGTCAATCCGGTGATGGCCGAAGCCCTGATGATGGCTTGCGCGCAGGTGATCGGCAACGATGCGGCCATCACCTTCGCCGGGGCCGCGGGCAATTTCGAGCTCAACACCATGTTGCCGCTCATCGCCTATGATCTGCTGCAATCCATGCAGATCCTGACCGGGGCGGCTTCCGCTTTCGAGGAAAAATGCGTGCGCGGCCTCTCCGCGGACGAAGAACGTTGCCGGGAGACCCTCGACCGGAGCCTGGCCCTGGCCACCGCCCTGGTGCCGCGCCTGGGTTACGATGCGGCCGCCAAGCTGGCGCAGGATGCCTACGCGAATGGGAAGACCATTCGTGATGTCGCGCTGGAGAAGGGCTTGATGAAAGCGGAGGAATTGGACGCGCTTCTCGATCCTGCGAAGATGATCGGGAAGCCCTGATGCTTCCTTCTCGAGGGCGCTAAGCGGCGGCGATCAGAAGACGAAATTGAAGGACGCGCAGTACGATAGGCCGCGCAGCTTGCGCGTGTAGCGAAGCGGAATGAAGTAGCCGACCTTGTTGTCGATGAGCACGTTCTTGTTCTTGAACAGCTCCAGCCCAAGGTACGGATTCATGTTCCAGGTCCAGCGGGAGAAGTCATCGCCCGACAGGAAAACCCCTCCCGCCGTGTAACCCGTATACAGGTTCAGGAAGCGGTTCGCCCCTCTCCCGAAATGCCTGGAATAGAAATCCTGCCCCACGGACAGGAAGAACAATTCGCTGACCGTTGTCGAATCCGAGCTATCATCGAAAGCGTGGTAGACGCCGATCATGCCGAAGCTTTTGCCGCGGGTGAACAGGTACTTGATCGCCGCCCCCTGGTAGACGTCCGCCGTAAAGCCCTTTTCCGGGTTCTCGATGCGGAGCAGGCCGTACTCCACGCCGGGCATGTTCACGAACGCGAGATTGGTTCCGCTGGGGCTGGTGCTCTCCTCTTGGACGTTCAGCCGGACCAAGATGCCGCCGCGGGTATTGCTCAGGTTGGCGATGTTCTTTTGCATATCGAAGATGGATCGTTCCACGCTATGGATGGATTCCAACAGGTTATCCGACACGTGGTGATCCTGGGACGTATCCGGCGCCGCCATGCGCTTTTCGTACTCGCGTTTCTTCTCCCGAAGGAAGACGAGCTCCATGCTGTCTTTTTCCAGTTGATCGGTATTGTCGATGGTTTGCATGGTGCTGCTGCCGACATACCCGATTTGGGGGAGCAGGGCGTTCAACTTCGCGAAATCCGGCTCCGAAAGGGTCAGGTTGAGGAGCATGGAGTTGCGGGTTTCCGAACGGCCCTCCACCCGGAAGGAGGATGAATTCGCCGAGGCGGGAACGGAGTTGCTTTCGGTATGCACCTGGGTTTCCCGTACGGCCGCCTGGGCTTCGTTCACGAATGCATCGAGGCGCGCCTTGGCCTTCTCCGCATCCGTCACGTTAACGGTGACATCGTATACGCTCCGGGATTCGCCGGCGCGAACCGGAACGGCGTAGGCGAGAGCGGAGAATAAGCAGGCGGCGGCAAGCGGGAAGCCCATGGGAACCTTTCGGCAAAACCTGGTCGGAACGGCGCGAACGGAGAGCGGTCCGGAAAGGTACACAGGAACCGGACCGGCTCCAATCGGGCCCGGCGCCGAAACCCGATAACAGTGGCCGCTGCTGCATAATTGAGAGCAGGAAACCGCGCGACCCGATTCCCGAGGCGAAGCCGGATGGGTGATATTGGAAAGAACCGCAAAAGGAATTCCGCATGTCCCAGGCTTATTCCGCTCTCCTTTTATCCGGATGCCTACCGGCCCTTTTCATCGCTTGCGATCGCGCCGCCCCCGTCGCGCCGACGCAACCCGTCTCAGCCCTGTACGAATGCCGCGGAGAGCCCGGCTATTCCCATATCGACTGGGATAGCCTGAGGCGGGAATTGAAGGCGCATCCCGTGGATTGCGCCGCGCCCGGAGGCGATAGCGGTCTCATCCTCCAACCCGCGCCCGCGACGCAGCAGGCCGATAGCATCCGTATCTTCGTGCATACCGTCGTCATGGATGCGAATTGCCACTACTTGACGCAGGAAGAGGATACGACCACCGTGGCGGCAGGCACCCCGCTTCGGCCCACTCTCTGGAATGCTCGGTACCTGGATGGAAGCCAAATGGAAACGGGCGAATACTATGTCAATACCGAAGTACGCTGGCCCGAAGGGCGAAAGGATACCACTTACCAAAAAATCGGTTTCATCCGCACCGGCTGCGGCGGATAGCGCCTTCCCAAATCGGAATTCCCCGGCTTCGCGCATGGCGGGGAATTTATCTTGGTGGTACTCTGTAGGGATGTCCTAGGGGACCCCTTGACCAATCGTCTCGGCCCCGACCGAGGCCGCCGAAGGATGCGCATTGAGTCTTGCCGCCGTCTTCCTCGCTTACGCCGTCATGGTGTTCTCCATGGAGATGTGGTCGCGCAAGCATCCTCCCGCCAACCTGGCCGACATCGCCGCGGCCCAAGAGGCAAAGGACAGCGCCGAATTCGTGGACAGGTTCGCCATCGCGGATTCGGGCCATTTCGTGCCGGCGGTGGGCGATTTCCTCGACTTCGTGGCCGTGAGCGGATCCCAAGGCGGCCTGATCCACAATTACATCAACAACGGCATGCATCGCCTGATGCGCGCGATCATGAGCGTTTCCGAACTCAACGTCCGGGTCGGTATGGCGGATCGCATGCAGCTGACCATGGCCCGTTACGTGGATACCTTACAGGCCCACCCCCGATGGGCCCTCGATCCCCACCGCGTGCGGCCCGCCATGCTGATGGCGGTGGAGGTGATGGGCAACCTGAACCTGCCTTACGACGAGGCTACGCGCGCCCGCATCAAGAAGGCGGAGGAGGCGGCCCTTTCCCTGGAGAACGGGACCGCGACGATATGGCAGCGAGCGCGGGTGCAGGACTTCTTCATCCAGTCGGGCATCGCCCTGGTGCTGATGAAGGAACGCGCCATGAGCGGCCTCGAAACCGCTCCCCAGGCCCCTTCCCCTTAAACGCCTCCGGAACCCCTCGCCATCGTCCTCGACCGCGCCGTGGGCTAACGGATCGCCAACACGTCGGGAGCGCCTTTTCCCTGCGGCTCTTGCAGCAGGTAAAGGCCCCGCGCCATGTGCTCGGGCAGGCGGGCATCGTCCTTCCGTAGCGTCCCCATCCGGCTTCCATCCAGACCGAGCAGGTTCAGGACCGGGGAGGAGGCGAAAGCGCGCGCATCGAGGCGGCCGCCGGGGATCGCCGCGAAGCTATGGCCGGGAAGGGAGTAACGGGCCTGGCCCGCTCGTATGCCGGTGGCCGGCTGCAGATCCGGGCTGTCTAGCAGGTACAGGATCCCGTTGTAATAGCCGCAGGCGTAGATCCGCCCGTCGGCATCGGTCCCGAAAGAGGAGATGCTTACGGGGGAAGCGCTCAGCGTGGTGGCGGTGACCGCGCCGGCCGCATCGCGCTTCAGGTTCCAGAATCCTTTCGATCCCCAATCGGCGATGAAATAGGTGCCGTAATATTGCGAGGCCGGATTGGCCCGGAAGATCACTCCGCCGATGATGGCCGGGCCGTTGGGGCCGAATCCGGCGCCCTTGATGGAAGCGTGGGAATAGGTGTAGATGGGAAGGGTCATGGTGCCGTCGTTCGTACCCTGGGTGCCCTCCATCGTCTTCCAGCCGTAATTGCCGCCTTTGGTTATCAGGTTCACTTCTTCCGTCGCCTCCTGGCCCACATCGCCTTCCCAAAGCTCCCCCGTCGGCGCGTCGAAATTCCATCTCCAGGGATTGCGCAAGCCATACGCGTAAATCTCGGGCCGGCCGCCCCCGCTCGCGAAGGGATTGTCCGCCGGGATGTGGTACTCCAGGCCCGCGTCCTTCGAGTTCACGTCGATGCGATGCATCTTGCCCAGCCAGGCGTTCTTGTTCTGCCCGTTCCCCAGCGGATCGTTCGCGTCGCCGCCGTCCCCCACCGCGTAATAGAGGTAGCCGTCCTTGGGCCCGAAGGCGAGATTGCCCCCGTTGTGGTTCACGAAAGGGTCGTCGATCTTGATGAGGACGCGGCCCGGGTTCCCGGAATCCTTCATGCCCGTCGCATCGGCGAGACGCTCCTCGACCATGTCGTAGTAGGTGCTGCCGGGAGGATCGTAGCTGATGTAGTACTTATGGTTGGTGGCGTAGTCGGGATGGAACGCGATGCCGAGCAGTCCTTGCTCCAGATCCGCGCCCACGCTCAGGTGGTACAAGGTGTCTTTCACCACGCTCCCATCGGATTTCTTGGAAACGAGCAGGACGTTGGCCGCATGTTGTTCCAGCACCACGTTGACGCCGGGATGGCCGGGGAAGGCTCCGAAGTAAACGGGATCATGGAAGGTGGTTCCGGGGTACGCATCCTTGAAGGTGATCCCGCCCGTCTGGGCCAGGATAGGGGCGGCGCAGAACGCGCCAAACAGGATGGCGGGGCAAGCGGCGATGAAAGGGAAACGGATAGACATGGAAACCTCCGGAGCATGCTCCGGGGTAAAATAGCCCGCGATGGCTTTAAATGCTGCCGGCGCTTTTTCCCATTGCGCCTGCGCTACGCGAAGCGTACCGCATGGTACACGTCGCGATCGGGAAGAGGACTCTGGGCTTACTTGACCCGCAGCAGATCGGGAAGGCCTGCGCCGGTCGCCGGCTTCAACAGGTATACTCCCGCGTCCATATCGGCCGGTAAACGCGCATCGTCCTTGCGCAAGGCCCCTAAGCGGTTCCCGTTCAAGCCGAAGAGTTCGAGGACCGGGGCGGCCGCGAAAGCCCGCGCATCGAGTCTGGCGCCGGGACGGACCGTGAAGGTGCGGCCATGCGCTTCGCGGGCGGCCCCATCCGGTTTCAAAACCGTCGCGGGAGCCAGGTCCGGGCTGTCGAGGAGATAGATGGTCCCATTGCTAAGGCCGCAGCCGTAGACATGCCCTTCGGCATCGACCCCGAAGGAGGAGAATCCCGTGGGGGTATTCGCGAGGGTGGTGGCCGTGGCCGTCCCGGTGGCATTGAGCTTCAGGGCCCAGAACAGGCTGGTGCCGTTGTCGGAGATGAGATAGTTGCCGTAGTACTTGGAAGCGGGATTGGAGCGGAACACCACGCCGCCGATCACGCAATTGCCGGTGGTGGCATGGTCATAGGTGAAGAGCGGCGCGATCATCGAGCTATCCTTCGTGCCGCCGTTCCCCGCGCTCTGGTTCCCTTCCATCACCTTCCAGCCGTAATTGCCGCCCTTGGTCAAGGTATCGACTTCCTCGATATGGTCCTGGCCCACATCGCCCACCCACATCAGGCCGGTCAACGCGTCAAAAGTCCACTTCCAGGGGTTGCGCAAGCCGTAGGCGAATACCTCCGGCCGGCCGCCGCTGGCGAAAGGATTGTCGGCGGGGATATGGTATTCCAATCCGGTATCCTTCGAGTTCACGTCGATGCGATGCATCTTGCCCAGCCAGGCGTTCTTGTTCTGCGCGTTCCCGTTGGGATCGTTGGCGCTGCCGCCGTCGCCCACGCCGAAATAGAGGTACCCGTCCTTGGGGCCGAAGCCGAGGGTGCCGCCGTTATGGTTGCTATAGGGATCGTCGATATCGATGAGGATGCGGCCCTTGGTGCCGGAGTCCTTCATGCCCGTGGCATCGGCGATGCGCTCTTCCACGATGTCATGGTAAGGGGTGTTCGGCGGATTGTAGCAGATGTAGTACTTATGGTTGGTGTTGAAGCTGGGATGGAAGGCGATGCCGAGCAGCCCCATTTCATTGTCCGTGCCGTTCACCGTCGCATGGTACAAGGTATCCTTGGCCACGCTGCCGTCGGTGTTCATGTAGACGATCAAGGCGTTTCCCAGGTGCTGCTCCAAGATCACGTTGGTCTTGGCGCGGCCGGGGAAGGGCCCGAAATACACGGGCCGATCGAATTTCGTTCC
The DNA window shown above is from Fibrobacterota bacterium and carries:
- a CDS encoding PQQ-dependent sugar dehydrogenase — translated: MSIRFPFIAACPAILFGAFCAAPILAQTGGITFKDAYPGTTFHDPVYFGAFPGHPGVNVVLEQHAANVLLVSKKSDGSVVKDTLYHLSVGADLEQGLLGIAFHPDYATNHKYYISYDPPGSTYYDMVEERLADATGMKDSGNPGRVLIKIDDPFVNHNGGNLAFGPKDGYLYYAVGDGGDANDPLGNGQNKNAWLGKMHRIDVNSKDAGLEYHIPADNPFASGGGRPEIYAYGLRNPWRWNFDAPTGELWEGDVGQEATEEVNLITKGGNYGWKTMEGTQGTNDGTMTLPIYTYSHASIKGAGFGPNGPAIIGGVIFRANPASQYYGTYFIADWGSKGFWNLKRDAAGAVTATTLSASPVSISSFGTDADGRIYACGYYNGILYLLDSPDLQPATGIRAGQARYSLPGHSFAAIPGGRLDARAFASSPVLNLLGLDGSRMGTLRKDDARLPEHMARGLYLLQEPQGKGAPDVLAIR
- a CDS encoding PQQ-dependent sugar dehydrogenase; its protein translation is MSARARIVLTLAPFLAGCIPVQSQIKFTNAYPGTKFDRPVYFGPFPGRAKTNVILEQHLGNALIVYMNTDGSVAKDTLYHATVNGTDNEMGLLGIAFHPSFNTNHKYYICYNPPNTPYHDIVEERIADATGMKDSGTKGRILIDIDDPYSNHNGGTLGFGPKDGYLYFGVGDGGSANDPNGNAQNKNAWLGKMHRIDVNSKDTGLEYHIPADNPFASGGRPEVFAYGLRNPWKWTFDALTGLMWVGDVGQDHIEEVDTLTKGGNYGWKVMEGNQSAGNGGTKDSSMIAPLFTYDHATTGNCVIGGVVFRSNPASKYYGNYLISDNGTSLFWALKLNATGTATATTLANTPTGFSSFGVDAEGHVYGCGLSNGTIYLLDSPDLAPATVLKPDGAAREAHGRTFTVRPGARLDARAFAAAPVLELFGLNGNRLGALRKDDARLPADMDAGVYLLKPATGAGLPDLLRVK
- a CDS encoding class II fumarate hydratase, which gives rise to MADGYRTEQDSLGKMQVAEGAMWGAQTQRAVENFPISGLRFPRDFIGALGMVKYLACQVNRDLGLIDSALAAAISQAAMEVTEGQWDEQFPVDIFQTGSATSTNMNANEVIARRATEILAQGGGAGLTRKVHPNDHVNLSQSSNDVIPSCIHIAAQVAIDKDLVPALVRLRTALEAKSKEFAGVLKLGRTHLQDATPMTLGQEFSGYAAMVAHAIGRLGNAKWHLGELALGGTAIGTGINAHADFARKVIERLNDLSGMEFREAENHFEAQGARDAAVEASGALKSVAVSLYKIANDIRWLGSGPRAGLGELELPAVQPGSSIMPGKVNPVMAEALMMACAQVIGNDAAITFAGAAGNFELNTMLPLIAYDLLQSMQILTGAASAFEEKCVRGLSADEERCRETLDRSLALATALVPRLGYDAAAKLAQDAYANGKTIRDVALEKGLMKAEELDALLDPAKMIGKP